In Populus nigra chromosome 1, ddPopNigr1.1, whole genome shotgun sequence, one genomic interval encodes:
- the LOC133679055 gene encoding DCD domain-containing protein NRP-B-like — translation MENNQQSFYQFSDQLRVQTSNLANLSLSDSIWSNSYGSKRPDERRNFDIRVGGEVNNLKQKGSDLNSFSDGWNPINDIKQKGSGLNLFNDGWNSVNDLKPKGSNLNLFDEGWSSVNDLKPKGSNLNVFGDGYNLKPKGSDLNVFNDGWKMGSSANNYGVSPIGPIGQFVGGSQKNIGINGGFNKGIYSKNNNIHNSNVNVSVKGNKNKGDDDFGSKSSKKNSSKKSNSNDNNDSKSAADKRFKTLPPSESLPRYETIGGYIFVCNNDTMAENLKRELFGLPPRYRDSVRQITPGLPLFLYNYSTHQLHGVFEAASFGGTNIDPAAWEDKKCPGESRFPAQVRVMTRKICEPLEEDSFRPILHHYDGPKFRLELNIPEALSLLDIFEEQNP, via the exons ATGGAGAATAACCAGCAATCATTTTATCAGTTCAGTGATCAGCTCAGGGTGCAGACATCAAATTTAGCTAATCTGTCACTCAGTGATTCTATATGGAGCAATTCATACGGGTCAAAGAGGCCAGATGAAAGGAGGAATTTTGATATCAGAGTTGGTGGTGAAGTTaacaatttgaagcaaaaagggTCTGATTTGAATAGTTTCAGTGATGGATGGAATCCTATTAATGATATTAAGCAGAAAGGTTCTGGTTTGAATCTATTCAATGATGGGTGGAACTCTGTTAATGATCTGAAGCCGAAAGGGTCTAACTTGAATCTGTTCGATGAAGGGTGGAGTTCTGTCAATGATTTGAAGCCGAAAGGGTCTAACTTGAATGTGTTCGGTGACGGTTACAATCTGAAGCCAAAAGGTTCTGACTTGAATGTGTTCAATGATGGATGGAAGATGGGCTCTAGTGCTAACAATTATGGGGTTAGTCCAATTGGACCTATTGGTCAATTTGTTGGTGgatctcaaaaaaatattgggaTCAATGGAGGTTTCAATAAAGGGATCTATTCAAAGAACAATAATATCCATAACAGTAACGTTAATGTTAGTGTGAAGGGTAACAAGAACAAGGGAGATGATGATTTTGGAAGCAAGAGTAGCAAAAAGAATAGCAGCAAGAAGAGTAATAGTAATGACAATAATGATAGTAAGAGTGCTGCTGATAAGAGGTTTAAGACACTGCCACCATCTGAGTCTTTGCCTAGGTATGAAACAATTGGTGGATATATCTTTGTCTGCAACAATGATACCATGGCAGAGAATCTCAAGAGAGAGCTTTTTG GCTTGCCTCCCCGATACCGCGATTCCGTGAGGCAGATCACTCCAGGCTTGCCCCTTTTCCTCTACAACTACTCCACTCATCAACTCCATGGAGTTTTTGAG GCTGCAAGTTTTGGAGGAACAAACATCGATCCCGCAGCCTGGGAAGACAAGAAATGTCCCGGCGAATCACGCTTCCCTGCTCAG GTGAGAGTAATGACAAGGAAAATTTGTGAGCCACTTGAAGAGGACTCTTTCCGGCCAATTCTCCATCACTACGATGGCCCCAAGTTCCGCCTTGAACTCAACATACCAGAG GCGCTGTCTCTCTTGGACATCTTTGAAGAACAAAACCCTTGA